A single window of Rhodamnia argentea isolate NSW1041297 chromosome 5, ASM2092103v1, whole genome shotgun sequence DNA harbors:
- the LOC115739990 gene encoding uncharacterized protein At4g15970-like: MPLIPWRSAAFHHRRRCQSAAAPPFLSRTDRAIDMLADYSPSAAAAAASAAFFPRRRSLLVCFLLLLFLSLYWLILYGAKVESSLEASGSSRYSEKYRLENVLKDAAMKDRTVILTTLNEAWAAPNSILDLFLESFRIGDGTRRLLKHLVIVALDKKAFLRCVAVHTYCVALTTEGVDFSAEAYFMTPDYLKMMWRRIDFLRSILEMGYNFIFTDADILWFRNPFPRFFEDADFQIACDHFLGDPYDIQNRPNGGFNFVKSNNRTIQFYKFWYSSQAMYPGYHDQDTLNFIKFDPFITDIGLKMRFLDTTYFGGLCEPSKDLSQVCTMHANCCFGLDSKLNDLRMMLEDWKDFMSLTPRLKRSLNLSWRVPDKCSLEALIQYGSPVNNDRWYGSPANNVRL; encoded by the exons ATGCCTCTCATCCCATGGCGATCGGCGGCATTTCATCACCGGAGGCGCTGTCAGTCCGCGGCTGCTCCGCCGTTCCTCTCCCGCACTGACCGCGCGATCGACATGCTCGCCGACTACTCCccgtccgccgccgccgccgccgcttccGCCGCCTTCTTCCCCCGCCGCCGCAGCCTCCTCGtctgcttcctcctcctcctcttcctctcgcTCTACTGGTTGATCCTGTACGGTGCCAAAGTCGAGAGCTCCCTCGAAGCTAGCGGCTCCTCTCGG TATTCCGAGAAATACAGGCTCGAAAATGTTTTAAAGGATGCTGCGATGAAAGACAGAACTGTTATCTTGACAACTCTAAATGAAGCATGGGCTGCTCCCAACTCCATCCTCGATCTCTTCCTCGAAAGctttagaattggagatggaaCTCGCAGGCTCTTAAAACATCTGGTGATCGTTGCATTGGACAAGAAGGCCTTTCTACGGTGTGTTGCTGTGCATACTTACTGTGTTGCTCTAACCACTGAGGGAGTTGATTTTTCGGCAGAAGCATACTTCATGACTCCTGATTATTTGAAGATGATGTGGAGGAGGATTGATTTCTTGCGTTCTATTCTTGAGATGGGGTACAATTTCATCTTCACG GATGCTGATATATTGTGGTTTAGGAACCCATTTCCAAGATTCTTTGAGGATGCAGATTTCCAGATCGCATGCGATCATTTCCTAGGCGACCCTTATGATATTCAGAACAGACCCAATGGGGGATTTAACTTTGTGAAGTCCAATAACCGGACAATTCAGTTCTACAAGTTCTGGTACTCATCACAGGCAATGTATCCAGGGTACCATGACCAGGATACCCTTAACTTCATCAAATTCGATCCTTTCATCACAGATATTGGATTGAAAATGAGATTCCTGGATACTACGTACTTTGGGGGGCTTTGTGAACCCAGCAAGGATCTAAGTCAAGTGTGCACAATGCATGCAAATTGTTGTTTTGGACTGGACTCCAAGCTTAATGACCTTAGGATGATGCTCGAGGATTGGAAAGATTTTATGTCCCTAACGCCAAGGTTAAAGAGGTCACTCAATTTGTCCTGGAGAGTTCCGGACAAATGCAG TCTCGAAGCACTCATTCAGTATGGCTCGCCAGTGAACAATGACCGATGGTATGGTTCACCAGCGAACAATGTCCGATTATGA